The Anomalospiza imberbis isolate Cuckoo-Finch-1a 21T00152 chromosome 12, ASM3175350v1, whole genome shotgun sequence genome contains the following window.
CTTTCACCTTCACAGCATTAGTTCATGAAATGGCTTCTCAGCTGCCAAGTTTCTTTAGCACTGCAGCAAACACCATGTGGGGTCTACAAGGGAGCAGCATTATCTAAAAAAGTTGGTTAAACCAAACAGTGGGAAAAGTAAAAAGACAAAGTTTTTACTTCCATATGAAGTCCTCAGGAAGTACataaaaaaccctgaaaacatGATAAACCTCACCAAGAGGCTTTTCTTTCTACTCAGAGTGTCAGCATGACAGCCCATTTCTTTAGAACAGGGTGACAGCTTTCTGCCAAGCCTTTGTAAACTGCCACATTCCAGTGTTCCAGCTGATGTGGGGCCCCAGCTGTTGTGGCTTAACCCCAGTGGGCAGCTAaaccccacacagctgctccctcactcacatccctgcagcaggatgACCAGACAATCTGAAGGAcagaagtgagaaaactcaCAGGCTGACATTAGAACAGCTGACCAAGCAAATCAAGACAAGGAGTGCATTCACTCTTCCCCACTGGCAACCGCTCGGCCAATTCCAGAACACAGAGCTTCACCGCACACAGGGCTGCTGACTTGGGCAGGCAAATCTGATGACCACAGACATACCTGCAGCTTTTATTGCTCAGCATGACAACATGTAGTAGGGATTATCCCCTCAGTCATCTGTCCTGGCTGTATTCCGCATTTTCCACAATCTCCTGTGAAATTCAGGATAGTCTACTACTATGCTACATGTTATTTAACACTGTGTTGCATACCCTCCATTTTAGATTTTAGctgcatccctgctgctgggaagaaGGAACTAGAAGTATAAAAATGGTGAGGAAGGTGGTACAATAGCTCAAGTGACATTGCAGCTGGGAATGCCAAGGCCTGGAGAATATCAAAGTGGGAAGTCCCATCTATTATGCCTACTGCTGTTGATCCTCTGTTTTGAGAGCAGAATTTCTGTGTAGAGGTAATACAGGTGTCTGGAAAGGCTTGGAGGCACTCTCATGGACATGCTGAGCTCTGTGTTGGGAGAAAGATCAAAACTCAGAGATCATAAAAAGCACAGGGGAGCTCACAGGGTTCTTGATGAATCCTGCTGGGATGGGCTAAGCCTGCCACTGTCCACTTGGGTGTGCCCCAGATCCTCCAGTTAGCTGGcaacaaaataaatttactcCTTTTATCTCAGCCTGTGGTTTTTCTGACAGCCTGCCTGTGTTAATTCACTCACCTATTTTacaataaaaacaagaaaataaaacctaaaaCAAATGACAATATATATATAACCCAAATATGACTTCACAAGTGCAGAGAAATGCTAGTGAATGGAAATACACAGGCAACATCTTTTTTGTAAATGCTACCTCCAGAAAGTCACATGGAAACAGACATTAATccttcagattaaaaaaaacaaaagagcatACCTTTAATACCACGACTTCCATGTTTATCTCCTCTGTCTCCCTTATCACTACTGTAAAAGAGAAACATTTGATGAACCATTTCAATGGCTACCATTTTTTCGAAGCCCATCTGAAGAGCATACATGCAAAGTAAGCCTATACATTTTTACTACTCATGTCAGGAGTACTAGTTTAAGCAAATTATTGCTTATTATTTATATGTTTCAAAGGGTTCAAACCAGCTTTCTTAATGAGGGACTATGTCAAAGCCTAATTAGGATTTACCATCCATGATGCCATCTTTTCCATTCAAAGGCCAGCAGAAACAGGCTGATCACAGACAAGGGCTGCTACAACCTACTTGCATGATCAAATGAACAGAAACACCAGAGGAGAGTATttacaactttaaaaaaatccctcagcCTAATACAAAAGAGGAATCCCAAACTTAACAAACAAGTTTAACGCCACACATTTTTGTTAGTATTTCACACTACATCTACCTGCAATGGTACATACCAGATCTGCAAGTTACAACAGAATGATCAAGCTTCCAGCAAGTAACTGGCATTTCATTTTGGCACAAACCAAAACGAAATCACACCGTGGTATCATCACCGCAGGGTCTAGCTTACAACTTAAAAGAATTAACATTTTAAGTAGGTgcttaataaaatatttcagaattttccttcagaaaaggaAAGTCAAGACGTCGTCCTTCCATTTCCAAAGGTACTGAACAAGCCAGAATTCAGCAACAACAGAGGTACCCTGAGGTGACAAACGGCGACAAGCCATAGGGGACAGCACTGATCATTCCCAGTTTACCATGACAGTGGAACAGCTGAAACGACTGCAGAAGCTTCACCCAACATCATTCAACACAAGCAAAGCTCCCGAGGTACACACGCGTTTCTTACCCCGCACCGTTATACTGCAACAAGCGATACGCGGGGCTGCCTTGGAcacttaaaatagaaaatacttttctttcagCACTAACACGTGAGGGCCATAAACAACTTCAGCTGAAGTCTCAGGTTAATTAGTGCAAACCCACTAAATGGCCCATCGACGTGGCAGGGATGAAGCACACCCACAGAAAAGGTCAGCTCTCTCAATCCACTCCAAGTAACATTCCCGCTTTGTTAACAACGGAGTAGGAAAACAAACGCTTGCTCAAATCCCACACTAGCCGCTAGACAGTATTTAACCTGTAAAAATGCTGTACATCACTAAAACCCTCACCCCAACGGGCTGCATTAACACACGCCTAGAGAAGGTGGAGGGAGCCCCTGCAGACCCTCCCAGAGCACACAGCTCGCGCTCCACCTAATCCCTGTCCACCCGGGAGGCGCGGAGCGAGGGAGCAGCGGCACGGAACGGGGCCTTTAAAAACCACTTTCTTCCCTTTACTCCCtctccccaaaccccatttccCCCTATCCCGCCATAGTTCCACGATGTACCCCGCAGGAACGAGCGCACCGACCTCGCTGTGCGGCGCTGCCCCGCTCCTCACGCCGCCCTGCCGCTCCCCGCAGAACCTTCCAGAAGCTCCCGGGCTGTGAAAGGTTGGCTCGGGGGCGGGACAGAGCCCCGAACGGCCCGTCCCCGGCTCCTCGGGCACAGCCAATTATTCCCGGGCATAAAAAACACCTGAGACGCTGCAGGACACCTCACAAAGCCTAGGGAAATCCGTCGTCTTGCTTTCGGTATAAAATGGAAACCAAACTCGTAGTGAAAGAATAAAAGCCTTACTACAAACAACTTGAAATCAAGAATATTTTACTGGGACTTGAGGGAAATTATTACAACAAACCTTTGGGATTTGGAATTCATTTCAGGCTTAAAGTCTCTGTAGCAGAGGCAATGGCTAAATTTTTCTTTGGACATGTTGGTAGTTCTTAACGAatgcagggaaaaagaaaaacacaaagcagCTGTAGCACCAAGAAGTAAATGGACAAGTAGAAAGAGTTCATAGGCATCCGCCCCTGTGGGAGTGGTGAAATAACTTCGTGCAAGTGCTCGGTGGAGTTCTTAGCTGTGCAGGAAGATACAACTTCAGccagacagagggagagccctCGCCTAACACAAGTgccaaaactgcatttttccaCACACCGGCATCACCCCTGCACTCCTCCCCTGCCCACATTCCCATATCCACAGTCCTATTGTGCCCGGGTGCTAAATAatttatcaaaaatattttctcataaTACTTACTTTCTACATAAAAGTAAACTGGTAGAATAACCATGAGAcagaacaataaaataaatcttttgtGTATTTGAATTTGTCATCTCGAGGGATATGGTCCAGATGAATAAAGTGAAGGTTCTAGGAGAGCGCACTGTCGCTTGTTGAAGGAATTACTAGATGAGAACTCCTGGAAACTGCCCTCAGAGATAAAGGAGCAGGAGAGAAGAGAGCTGGCAGCTCCTTAAGCATCTTTTCCTTGAAGCACAAAACCTCTTGATTCCCATGTGTAATGAATCGGACAAAGCAAGCAGGAGACAAATGAATTTAAGTAAGACTCTTCTGGTCTGACTGAAGTGCAAGAAAGAAATGCACAGGCACTGGAAGCAGGAATAGGTATCCATATATTCTTTCTGCAATAGGAAGGGGGAAATATAGGGATGGTGCTTGGGGGTATAGGAATGGGATCAGGAGAGCAAAAGCACAGCCGGAGCTGAATGTGGCAAGggatctgggaaaaaaaaaaaaaaaaaagagctccCAGAGGTATATTGATTAGAAAAGGAGAACTTAAACAAATGTACACCTCCACCCCCAACACTTCAGTGATAATGCACATAGAGAGGGCTGACAGGGTTTCTTTGACATTTGACTCTTTTTTTAGCTCAGTTTTTGCTGCAGTCATGCTTCCCACATTTCCCATGTCCCCGAACTTCAAGGTGAGGAGTAAAGTACTTTTTGTTGGAGAAAACCAAGGTCAAGATCTGAGAAGCCTGAACATAGACAAGTCCTTGGGACCTGATGAGATTCATCCCAGGAAGGAATCTTGCTAAGGGAACTAGCAAGGGTGGGTCCTAGGGCACTCTCCATTGCGTTTGAAAAGTCAGGGCAGGCAGGTGAAGTCTCCAGTGACTGGAGAAAAGGGAACGTCACACCCAGCCAGAATATTCAGAAGGTGTTCTACTGCACAATACACAGGGTTCTGCTTACATGGTCATTGTTCAGCACAGGTTTACAAACCTCAACAAGGTCTGCAAAACCAGCACCAGCCTGGGTGTGTTCtgagggagaagagaaagacacacctttttttcagtatttatttttaatccaaATGAATGCTACAAACCAATTTAAGCTAATTGTAGCAACAGGTTTTAATTGACACAGAACAAAAGCTGGAACAAAGCTTTCTGAACAACTTTACTGACTAACCTGAAGTCATCATTCATTCTCCTTCCAGATAAAAAATTTACAGAACTGCTCCACTGACTCCACTTATTGTACAAAAGacaaatccacccaaaaatccaacccaaaaaTTAAGCAGCAATCTTTCCTCTGAAGTTCTTAAGTCTCAGTTATATTAGTAAAGTAGTTAAGAAGCAAAAAGTGGGATGTTAGAATATAAAAGTGGGTATATCAAAGAGGAATATTATTCCCTTAAGTTGTTGATATCTTTTTAGtgctaaaaaaataaactttatttttttaaattgcttacAACTTGAagataaaaaatatattgataAAAAGAATGCACTCAATTCCATAGAAGACTTCTTTTAAATTATGTCTACCTTTGAAAATTGTAGTTTTGAATGATTACCATTAGTAGAAAGAATTTAAGTATatcaaatataaaaattaacttTCTAATATCATTTTCTAAAGTGCATTATAGTTAATTtatgtatatatctatatctatacaTACATTGCTTGTCCccaaaatgaaaaagagaatAGAGTGGAAAATGTCAACACATATGGAATGGGAGATTTTACCCATTTCTAGACACACATTGTAGTTGTCTAGCAGGTAACTTTGGGAAGCATAGTAAAGGAATCCTTCAACTCTTCTCTGCTTGTTCTGAACATAACATATATTTCAATTTTCAGTGAGAAGAGGACCTTTGTAACCCAACAGTGGCACAACTGCTCTTTTTAAAGACTCAAGAGATTAGATACACATGGATGTGacaccacacacacatacaaacatAATGCTTTGGCaggacagagaaatattttcctcactATTTGGCAACAGTTAAAAAGCACCAAAACCACAGTGAGCATATATGCAATTAAAAGCATTCTAGATTTAAACCAAAGACATATTATAATCTACTGTTGTACTCTGAATTGTCACACTTTATCATCATTGGATTTATATGCTTATATTTTGCTTGAATATTAACGTAGACAGCAAGATTGTTGATGTCTTTTATTACTATCCTGTGAAATATCCCACCCTCTTTCATGAGATCTTCAACCTTCTTATCTGTTGacataataattttcttttctccagtaTAATCTGGATCTTCCGGATATAACTCATCTCCTGGGGGTAGGAAAAAAGATTTAGTTATAGACTGCCAAGcttatttttcagccttttcatTGAGTGACACTGGCAATTTCTTAACATTTATCAGGACATGTACATCAGTGGAAATGTATTTTGCAATGTAAAAGTAAATTGACTCTAAACATCTTCAGATTTAAAGACAGAGCCATAAATTTCTGAAGTATGTCAGTGACACTGCAGTGCACATTGCATGTTCCAGAGCTCCTGATAATATGTTATTAATATGCTGTAATGACAGCCTGTGCGGACAGGAGTGTGTATAATAGGTGGAGCACAAGACAAGCACTTCTTAGTGTCTATAAAGATAGGACTAAGAacagaaatgtattttgttctattttgttgaaggaaataaatgttttgcaATATCAAGGCATTATACTCTTGTGCAAGACTGATAATAAACTACAAATATAGAAATCCTAGAGGTCAGTTGtgaccaaaagaaaaaaaaaggaaagcataaTGAACAACAAActaagaaaatatgaaaataataaatagtaTATGCAGTTTTTCTTAACACTGCATGTACATGATTATGAAATGAGAGAGATTTAAGTAGGAGAAAGGGCAGGAGGAAGATGACTGAGTGTATGGTTTTAGTCCAGTGCCTTATCACTGCAGCTGGAAGTTGTGATACTGCAGCTATGCTTGATTCCCTTCTCCTCACAAATACCTGAAATAAAGCAGAAGTCCCACTGAAAAGGACTAAACAGAAGGAGTTTTGAAACATTCTTCAGGTTACACAAagctgaaatgctgaaatttcTTCACAAATACACATATGATGACAATGGTGAGACAATGAGATTGTGAGTAACTAACTGTGCTGTCTGATGCCCTGGTTTGACTGCAGCTACTGTCACAACTGTAGCAAACAAGGTGGAAACAGCATGCACTGATTTGACTTAGAAGAGTATTTTCTTACAGTTAAGGATGGTTTATGTCATGTGGCTTCAGCACACAGCATTCAGGAGATGCTGTGTATTTAGGAGAAGCCTCCAGCGTGTCCTTACCCGGCAGCAGCTGGATGAATCCATCTGCAGCACTCAGCATCACGGGCATCCAGCGCTCACAGCCCTCCAGAGCGCGTGCGGAGCTgaactgctgcagctcctcGAGGGAAGAGAAGTTGCACAGCCTGCAGAATTCATAAAACTGAGGTGGAGGAAACAAGATCTCTTGAGACTTAAAGCGTTCGATGGCTTCGGGAGGTGACGACCACTGGAAGGTGAAAACAAGTCTTGAAATAATAGTTTCAGCAGCAGATAGAAAGTCTGAATAAACTGAAAAGTCATTTAGCAAGGAAGTCTATAGAGCAAAGGAGCTTGCAACAGACAGTATCTTCTGAATACAATAAAAACCATGTATAAACTACACCAAAGTAACAACAAAGACATtcttaaaactgaaaaacaattgataaaaattactcatttttcccaataaaatatttttttattttacatacaGACATGCCAcattaaaaactgaaatttgTTTTAGGGGCATTACTGAAACCAACAGAAAACATTAAACTCACTATTACCAGAGGTTGCCACTGATGTTTTGAGCTTTAGAAGTACCTCTAAACATCTGCTTCTTAGAAGCATTGTTTTCAGAGTGTGAACACCCAGCTATTCATCATAATTCTGCATATTTAAACTATGGGTAATCTTGATTTCATCTCACATGGTTCATTTAATAATATGTGCATAATCATTTGCAGTAGATTTATACTATTATCGACAAAATTACAACATGAACTCTTGAAAGTCAGGTTTCAGGTACTTTTAAAGTTCTGTAGCAAAATTtgttaaaacaaataaatatagCAACATCAGTAATACCAACATTGTTAGGTAGGCTTTTACAGAACTGTCTGGTTTCTCATCTACTTCTAACTTGTAATCAAACTTCAGAATCCTAGAAAAACTCAAGGACCATAATGTACCTGACCTTGAGCTCTCTTAGAGTTTCTGCATGATGTTTGTTACTTTTACactctcaattaaaaaaaagttaaaacttCAAAATTTTTACTAGACTATTTCAACAAGTTTGCATATTACTTACAATCTTCCAAGGAACTCTAAAAGAAAAACTACCAGCATGTCATGCAGTCCTGGAATATACCTGGATATACCACATGGATCTCTCCCAGCATACTGAGGAAATGTGACAACCCTGCGCTACACTGCAGGAATCAATGTCAAAACATGGTGTTTGTCAACTGCCTTTGAAAGAGACAGTAATTCACGGTGAAAAGGATCTGATGTGACACGGATCATGACCTCACAAAAAACCCTCTCctgacagctgctgcagctgcacctcTGGTGATGGTGGCAGCTCCAGGTGTCCAGGGGACAGGGGCACCCTGCAGGTAAAAGCTCCCTTCCCTGTCCTCAGGTCTCAAGGAGCTTTATCAGGAGGGCTTGGATTGATCTGGAGAAGAGACAGTTGTGTGGAGACCtcacagcaccttccagtatcTGCGGGACTGCAGGGAAGCTGGACAGGGACACTTTGTCAGGaactgcagtgacaggacaaggagtaCAATGGGAACAAATCGAAAGAGAGGActtttagattagatattagaaggCAGTTTTTTTATTGTAAGGGTGGTgggaccctggcacaggttgcccaaagaagctgtggatgcccctggatccctggaagtgtgcaAGGCCAGGTCAGAGGGGCCTTGCACActtggagcttggagcaacctgttCTGATGGAAggtgtcctgcccatggcaggggcggGACACGAcgatctttaaggtccattgCAACCCctaccattctatgattctacgcCTGTTCGAAGTGTAAGGGCACAGTCTCGGCGGAGCCAGGGGCACCGGGAGAAGGGCTCGGGCAGGAGCGGCCGCTCCCGTCGCAACACCCGCCCGGCCGGGCTGTGCTGCATCCCGGCCCCCCGGCCCCTCTTACCAGGACGGCTGTCACCTCCTGGTCGTCCTGCGAGACGTGTGGCGGCCgctcctgcaggcagcacaggtaGAAAGCCGTGTCATagcggcggccgccgcggccggcCCTGCCCACGGGCGTCAGCCAGTTGCTCCACTCGTGCAGCGCCCAGATGTTGGGCGCGCAGCCCAGGTGCCGGCACAGCCGCAGGAAGCAGGCCGCGTCCTCCCGCACCCGGCGCCGCCACTCCCCGAGCTCGGCGGCGGGCGGCAGGCGCTCGGCgggcagcggcggggccggcccgcgccccggcaccagcagcaggatcCCCGCCTCCTCGAAGGTCTCCCTGAGAGCGCAGATGCGGAAGGCGACTTCACCCGGCAGCTGCGAGCCCAGGCTCTCCCGGTCGGTGGCGAAGAGCGGGGCGCGGCTGccgccgggcggcggcggcttcACGGCGCCCAGCCCGCAGTGCGGCGAGGcgggcagcagccccagccactCGGCGGAGAAATCCGCCGGTTCCGCCAGCCCGCCCGGGAACACGTGGGCGCCGGGCATGAAGCCGCTGCGGGAGCTCCggcgcagcagcagcagctcgtaGTCGAAGGGGCCGAGCGGCGAGCGCGGCGGCCGGCCGGGGCCCGGCGTGCGTGCCGCCAGCAGCAGCGTGGCCGCCTCCCGCCAGTGCCGCAGCCGCGGGTTCATCTTGGCCAGGCGGAGGGCGCCGGGGCGGCCGCGCTCCCGCGCCCTGgccgggcggcaccgccgcctgCGCCCCCGGAGGAGCCACTgcagccgcggggcgggccggcgcCGGGGGAGGCCCGCAGGAGGCGGGACAGCGCCGGCATGCCTCGGCCCCCCTCAGCCCTAAGCCGGTAAGTAGCGGGTGTCCTCAGGGGGCGAAAGCTTAGGGAAATGCAGAGGGTTTAAGGCAGCGATGTCCAGGAGAAACGAGGCGATGGCTTTAAGTGGCTTGGGAAGCTGTGGCTTGGGCTGGCTGGCGTTTCCTGGGGGCACGGAGTGTATTTACAGCACCACAAGGTGTAAATGTCCAGGAGCTTCCTCGGAGCCGAAAACCtccctgagcacaggggaagggtGTGTAGTTCCAGCCCCGGGAGTCAGCACGGGGTCAGGAGCCAAGGACTCGGATTTGTGCTCGTAATGCTGCTGCTGACCCGCCAGCTGGCCTCACAGAAATCTCCTTATCTCAATTCCACAGCAAGCCATGCTGACAGCAAAAGTCATTTTAGGTCTGT
Protein-coding sequences here:
- the NUDT19 gene encoding acyl-coenzyme A diphosphatase NUDT19; the protein is MNPRLRHWREAATLLLAARTPGPGRPPRSPLGPFDYELLLLRRSSRSGFMPGAHVFPGGLAEPADFSAEWLGLLPASPHCGLGAVKPPPPGGSRAPLFATDRESLGSQLPGEVAFRICALRETFEEAGILLLVPGRGPAPPLPAERLPPAAELGEWRRRVREDAACFLRLCRHLGCAPNIWALHEWSNWLTPVGRAGRGGRRYDTAFYLCCLQERPPHVSQDDQEVTAVLWSSPPEAIERFKSQEILFPPPQFYEFCRLCNFSSLEELQQFSSARALEGCERWMPVMLSAADGFIQLLPGDELYPEDPDYTGEKKIIMSTDKKVEDLMKEGGIFHRIVIKDINNLAVYVNIQAKYKHINPMMIKCDNSEYNSRL